One Pseudoalteromonas rubra genomic window, CGATATAACCGCTGCGATGCAACAACGGCAGATACAAGTTTGTAAATGCAGCCACTGAGCCACCCATACGCTCGAGCTCAAGACCGGTTAACTGAGTTCGGGCAATAGCGAACTCAAGCAAAGATAACTGAGTAAAGATATCCCAGACTAATACGCAATCTTGCAGGTTATAGGCTGCAAGCGCAGGCTTATCATGGTGGAAAAGGCGGATGATCTCCTCCAGCCTGTCATCCTGAGTAAGTAATTTGCTTTCCCCCAGCACCTGCTGGGCCACATAGCTAAGCTTAAAAGTTTCAAAATGGTAGGTGGCATTCTTCATCGTATCTATGCCATCCAGCACCACCCGACCAGCTACCAACACTCGGGTAAAATTTCCTTTGGATACCTGTATTGGGGTGCCATCCCGGCCAATACTCAATGAGACGCCTAATGCTTCTGAACGCTCATGAAGCACAACACAATCGAACTCAATCACGTTCCAGCCTATGATCACGTCTGGATCAAGGTGGTTAACTTCCTCGACTAATACCTGCAACAGAGCCAATTCATCATCAACCCAGCGAACATCCACATCACTTGCCTGAGGGTCTCCAATCATGATGACGCGCCGCTGTGTTTGCGTCACCAGCCCAACTGAAAACAACACCCCTTCTCCACTACATTCTATATCCAGCGACAACATAGACAACTCAGGGACATAATGCGGTGCCGGTTTCAGCCGTGCTTGCTGGATCTCAATATAGCCGGCTTTTTTCACTGCATGACCGGATACCCAGGCACCACCACGTATAAAGCGCTCCATCAGATAACGATCCGCATGACGAATGTCAGCTTCATATAAGGTAACCTGAGAGCCCAGGTGCTCTTTGCACTGGTAGTAGCTACTTAATGTACGACAATAAAGGCCCGTCACAGCGGATTGATCAAAGTGTTTAAGTGCAAGGGGTCGGAGCTCCACCCCCTTGACTTGTCCCGCCAAGAGAGTATGCGCTTTTTCAGCCTCCTCAGTGCGAGTAAACAGCACCGCTTGTTGTGCCTCGGTGATCACCTTTAACAAGCCTTCGGCAGATTTCAACCAGTAACAGAGGTGCAACTGGTTGTTAAGGTGGATTTGCTGCCGTGAAAGGATAAAGCCCTGATATACCGCTTGTGCCAAAGGGGATCCCCGCCTAGAATAGAATACCTGTAATTATATCCATACTTTTTTGCTTAAGCGATCCTACATGCTGTCAGATTCTTTAAAAAAAACCATCCGCCAGGCGCACACCAATATTGCTGAACAACTGGAAGGCTATCGCCCTCGCGCCGGGCAAAATTATCTGGTCGCAGAAATCGCTAAAACGCTGGGAGGCGACTATCACAAGTCTCAGCGTGTTTGCGTCATTGAAGCTGGAACCGGCACTGGTAAATCGCTGGCTTACTGTCTGGGCGCACTTCCCATGGCGTTGGCAAAAAAGAAAAAGCTGATCATCTCCACTGCCACGGTGGCTCTGCAGGAACAGTTGCTGAATAAAGAGCTGCCCTTTTTTAGAGAGCACTCCGGGCTCGACTTCAAATTTGACCTGGTTAAAGGGCGTCAGCGCTACATCTGCGTACAAAAACTGCTGGCTGCCGTGAGCGGCGAAGAGACACAAATGTCCCTGATGCCCACCACCAGTGCGCCTTTATCTGCCATGGAGCAGCGCTGTTTACAGGAACTGGCGAAAGCCTATCAGGATAAACGCTGGCAGGGTGACAGAGATAGTTGGGCAGACACCATTCCCGACAAAGTCTGGAATCTCATTGCCTGTGATAAGCATGCCTGCCAACGACAACTGAAATCTCATAATCTGTGCCCTTTTCATCTCGCAAGACAAAAAATTGCCCAAATGGATGTATTGGTGATCAATCACGCCTTGTTACTGGCTGATCTGGAACTTGGGGGCGGGACGATTTTAAGCGATCCCGAAGATACCTTTTACGTCATCGATGAAGCTCACCATTTACCACATATTACCCGCGACTTTTCTTCGGCTGCCGCAACCATTAAAGGCACCATAGAGTGGCTCGATAAGCTACTCAAATTCAGCGGTAAAATGGCCAATGTCGTGGTCTCTCAAAAAGCCATCGGACAGAACTTTAAACTTAACGATGCCGCCAATGACGCCAACAAGGTATTACGCCAGGTCAGAGACATGCTGGATCAATCTGACTACAGCTATAATGATGATGACACGCACCGCTTTTTACATGGTGAAGTGCCAGAGCAACTGAAAGAACGGGCCAAAGACATTGCCGATGCGACTCAGGATGCACTTCGGGCACTGAGCAAGATGCATGATGCGCTTACACTGGACGTGAATGACGGTGACGTGCAAGGGTTTATTGCCGATCCCATTTTGGCCGAAAGCGGCCAGTATATTAATCGTCTGGAGCAGCTCAATAAACTGTGGTTCAGCTATGCAACAAAGGGCGAAGGCACACCTCATGCTCGCTGGATCAAACGTCTCGATTACAAACATCACCATGACTATTTGTTGTGCGACTGCCCGATAGAAGTTGGCTTTTACCTCAAAGATCACCTCTGGCGTGAGTGCGCCGGTGCCGTGCTGTGTTCTGCTACTCTCAGTGCCATGGGCAACTTTGATCACTTCGCGCGCGAAAGTGGGCTCAGTAATGAACCCGGCGTCAAATACATTAAAGCCGACTCGCCATTTGATTATGCTAAACAGGCGCAGCTGCATATTCCCCAAACAAAAACCGATCCCACAGATAAAGCGTTTAGCGACTATCTGGCCGAGGCTTTGCCTGGTTTTCTGGACAAGAAAAAGGCCAACCTGGTGCTGTTTGCCTCCTACTGGCAGATGGATCACGTTGTAGCTAAGCTACGAAAACAAAACTGGCAGATCCTGGTACAAGGCGAACTATCACGTGAAGAGCTATTGAAACGCCACCAGGCGGCCATCGACCTGGGCGCGGGCAGTATTTTATTCGGCACTCAGAGCCTGTCAGAAGGACTCGATTTGCCAGGCAAATATCTCGAAAACCTGGTGATCACTAAAATCCCCTTCGCCGTGCCGACCTCTCCGGTAGAAGAAGCACAAGCTGAATTTATTCAGTCAAAAGGTGGCAACCCGTTTTTATCTATCACTGTACCGGATGCTGCCAAGAAATTAGTGCAAAGCTGTGGTAGACTGCTGCGCAAAGAAACGGATTCTGGCCGCATCACCATACTTGACAGACGCCTGGTTACTAAGCGATACGGCAAGGCGATGCTGGATACGCTGCCACCCTTTGCAAAACAAATAGACTAATCCATGCTCGAATTTGCTTTAGACCCAGCTACCTGGGCTTTACTATGTACAGTTGCACTAGCCGCTGGTTTTATTGATGCGATTGCCGGCGGTGGCGGCATGCTCACTGTACCCGCCTTACTCACCGCAGGGCTACCACCTCATGTGGCACTGGGCACCAACAAATTGGCAGCCAGCTTCGGATCGTTAACCGCCAGCTTCACCTATTATAAACAAAACCTCTTTAACCCAAGGTTTTGGGCCGCCTCAGTTCTGGCCACGGCCATTGGTGCTGCACTGGGCACTTTGCTGGTTGATTCACTGAGTATTGAATTTCTCAATAAGCTCATTCCGATCATCATTTTGTTGGTTGCTTTGTATAGCCTGTTTGGCAAAATGAGTCACAGCGACTCCATCGACTTACCGAAAAAGACAGGCGTGCTGAAAGCTAAACAGTGGCTACAAGGGCTGTCCCTGGGCTTTTTTGATGGTCTGGCTGGTCCCGGTACAGGCACTTTTTGGACAGCATCTAATGACATGCTATACAAAATGAGTCTATTACTTAATTGTGGTCTGGCGCGTTCAATGAACTTTGTCTCGAACTTCATTTCCCTGATCACGTTTGTCGCATTAGGTCATGTCAACTTTATGCTAGGGCTGACCATGGGTGCATTTCTGATGCTGGGCGCCTGGCTTGGTGCGCATTCAGCAATCAAATTTGGCAGCCGACTGATTAAACCCTTGTTTAATGCCGTGGTGATCGTGTTGACCGCTAAATTAATAGTTGAGGCCTACATGGTATGAGTCAGCCACTGGAAAAACTCAGACAACGCGTTGACGAGTTGCAACATCATGCTGAGCAATTTGATAAAGCAAAATGGTTTGATAAAAACCGCTATATTCAGTCACAACCCAGCCTGTTTGACAGCCATGTGTTTCGTAGCAAAAGCCTGAAGCTCAGTGACTATGTGGATGAAGTGAAAGAAGCAGTCGCAAACTTGCCCCCACAGTCGCAGCGTCATGCTTTGCAATATGCAGTGGAACACATTGGCGAACAAATTGAAGCCATTATTAAGGTGCTTAAATCAACCGGGGTCTGGGCCAAGGAAAACCGCTTTCAGCCACATAGAAAGGCAAAAGTGTACCGTCAGGCCGTGAAAAAGATCATGCAACCGTCTCATGAACTCTATCAGGAGTTATCTCAAAATCACGAATTCGAGCGGCGACTGCAAGAAATGATCTCGCTACGTCAGAACCAACTGATCAAAGCATCACCCGAGCAGGCAAGCCAGCTAAACAAAGAGATCCTTGCCCTGCACGGTCGACTTGGGCGGTGCAGAAAGGCCATCAGTGCAACCGAGGATAAGATTCAGCAGCAAGAAAAGCAGCGTCGATCCTGAACAAAGTAATAGTAACGTTATGTTGTTTTATCATCCCAGCTACAGTGCGCTATCTTTGCCCCCTAAGCACAGGTTTCCCATTGAGAAATATCGCCTGCTCTATCAACAACTGTTACAGACCCCGTGTGCCAGCGGGCTGATCCAACCTAATTTAGTCGCCTCACCGGCACAAATCACGCTATGTCATGATCCCGAGTATGTCTCTGCGTTTCTTAATGGCACATTGCCCGACGGCGCAATCAAACGAATGGGGTTTCCCTGGTCAGAGCAATTAGTAGAACGTACGTTACATTCTGTGGGGGCAACATTAGAAGCTGCTCAACAGGCACTCAGCGATGGCTTTGCTGCCAACCTGAGTGGTGGTTATCATCATGCTTTTAGCGACCGGGCTGCCGGCTTTTGTATCTTCAACGATTTGGCCATTGCTGCCAGACACCTTATTCAAACCGGTCAGGCCGATTCGGTATTACTACTAGACTGTGATGTACACCAGGGTGACGGTAGTGCAGAAATCCTGGCTGACGATACGCAAATAATCACTTGCTCGCTGCATTGTGAGCAGAATTTTCCCAAACTGAAACGTCAATCCGATTACGACTTCGCCTTACCGGTCGATTGCTCAGATGCTACGTATCTGGCAACACTCAACGACGCCCTGTCTTTGTGCACCCGTCTCCATCAACCAGACATCATCCTTTACAATGCCGGGGCAGATATATATCGCCTTGATGAACTCGGGCATTTAGCGGTTAGCCTGGAAGGTGTACTGGCAAGGGATACACAGGTATTAGGCCATGCCAGGCAGCAGGGTATTCCTTTGATGGCAGCGCTTGGCGGCGGTTATCAGCGTACGGTTAGCCGTTTGGTCAACGTGCATATGCAGCTTTTTATCGCATTGCAGCAGGTCTGGCCGGAACGCTTCACTGTCTCAAAGTCCCTTAAATAACAACACATTTACCCACACACCCGTCGTTAAAAATTGCCACTGGCATTAACCACTGAGGTGGTTTATGTTGTACAATTACAATAACTTCAAAATGGAGCATGACGATGAAACTTCATGATGATTTGCACAATTATTACGAAAAGATTGTGCTCGAAAATATTGAGGAACGCGGCCTTGACCACAAGTATGATGAAGATGTCATGGCCGACCTGTGTTGTACCGCACTGAACCGGTTACCTGCTCGCTATATTCGCTTCGATGTCGATATGGAGTTTTATCTGCCGACAGACGAGAGAACCGAGATGGAAGCACGGGTCAAGGAAGCCGTTGATTATGCACTTTCACAAATTTCGAAAAAGAAACAATTTCAGCCATGACCCAAAATACCTTAGAACACGCACCTGAGCACATTAAACTGGCCGTCGATCTGATCATGTTGCTGGAAGAAAATAATGTACCGGCAGAGCAGGTGCTCGCCGCACTTGAAATCGTTCAGGCAGATTTTGCCAAAAAGCTGGATACAGAAAGCTCACTCTAAAACAACAAAAAAATTCACAATTAATTTACCCTTATATCATATTCCCATCTCACAATGACGACAATTTATGATGTAAGGAACAAACATGACAACACTAAACCTACGTGCACTCACTCTGATCACATCCAGCCTCCTTAGCGGCGGGGCACTGGCAAATGATTTTGCGGCACTCGATCAAGCCTTACCTTCTGGCTATGCAATCAATGGGACCGAACCCGTATTCGATTTTGATGGGGACGGATGCCTGCCCAGTGCAGGGATCAGCCGCAGTGGGCAGCAAAATGCAGGATTAAAAACCTCAGGCAGTCTGGGTGGCAATTGCCGTGACAACCAATTCTTAAACACGTCAAACACTGTACATCGCCATGCCTGTAAAGAAACCGAACAGGGTCGTTTCTGTGGTCACTTCTATGCAATGTATTTTAAGAAGGATCAGGTATTTCCATACTTTGGAGGCGGCCATCGCCATGACTGGGAGTATGCAGCGGTATGGACCAAAGATGGCCAGGTGACACATGGCAGTTACAGCGCTCACGGAGACCTTTACACAAAACCAGCCAATGAGTTACCTTTTGAAAACGGCCATCTAAAAATTGTCTATCACAAAGACGGCATTCTGACTCATGCATTTCGATTCGCCAAATCCAATGAAGTGGCTGAAAATGGTTACAACCGCTTTGTGACGCCAAATATTATCAGCTGGTATACTATGTCAGGAGATGGCATAGACAATCAGGGGTTGCGTAACAAGCTAAACCTATATGACTACGGCTCGGCAACTTTACCAGTAAAAGACAGCCGTTTCCTGACTAACCTCAATCGATTCAAGCCTTCAGGCTATCCAACTTATAGCACGGCTGACGTATTAGCGGCTCAGTAATCTAAGCACCTGGCCCACGGCAAAAGTGGGCCACATCGCTACGCGGTTTTCGCGAGTGCCTCAGCAGAAGTTTGCAATTTATACTGGGCGAAAAAGCGACTATCTGCTTCTGAGTCACTAGGGCAGGCAAAATACGCGACATCATCGCGCACCGGCTCCGGCTGGGCGTGCTTACCATCTTCCCAATACAATACAGCATGTTTGACCAGCTCTTCCAGGTAAGTGTGATCCCAGCTGTAGTGGCAGTAACCGTGATGGTCAGACAGATAAGGCGCGTAGTCGCCACTGGTTTCAATATTGGTGACGCCATTTTTATAATCGGCGAACGCTTTTGCGTCTTCCTCGGCAGTGGCAGGGTCGACAAAATAGGCGACATCACGGCGCGGTGGCAAGGCCTGAGGCAAGCCAAACTTCTCTCTTACGGCCGAACATTCAACGACAATCCAGGAAACAAAATGGGCCCCTATCTGGTGATCCCACTTTAACGCAACAAACATCTCAACTCTCCTTCTAAGCTCAATTCATCTTGGTCCGTTCGGCCAATCCCATACTAAATTGGGATTGTACCTAGGAATGCGCGCGAAGCTTACCGGAAATTATTGTCAAAAAGTAGTCAATTCACCGTTTTTTTCATGACATTTTCTGATCTGGATTAGGAAATCAATGACTCACTCAGTACATTTTCACCCTCACTGAGCCAAGCGTACTTGATCTGGCATTCGTTTAAAAAGCACTCAAAAAGTGCCGGGCTGTGGCAGTCTGAAATGTGTCTAATTTGATGAAATCGTTACAAGGTATTACAGCTTGGTCAATCACCGCT contains:
- the dinG gene encoding ATP-dependent DNA helicase DinG is translated as MLSDSLKKTIRQAHTNIAEQLEGYRPRAGQNYLVAEIAKTLGGDYHKSQRVCVIEAGTGTGKSLAYCLGALPMALAKKKKLIISTATVALQEQLLNKELPFFREHSGLDFKFDLVKGRQRYICVQKLLAAVSGEETQMSLMPTTSAPLSAMEQRCLQELAKAYQDKRWQGDRDSWADTIPDKVWNLIACDKHACQRQLKSHNLCPFHLARQKIAQMDVLVINHALLLADLELGGGTILSDPEDTFYVIDEAHHLPHITRDFSSAAATIKGTIEWLDKLLKFSGKMANVVVSQKAIGQNFKLNDAANDANKVLRQVRDMLDQSDYSYNDDDTHRFLHGEVPEQLKERAKDIADATQDALRALSKMHDALTLDVNDGDVQGFIADPILAESGQYINRLEQLNKLWFSYATKGEGTPHARWIKRLDYKHHHDYLLCDCPIEVGFYLKDHLWRECAGAVLCSATLSAMGNFDHFARESGLSNEPGVKYIKADSPFDYAKQAQLHIPQTKTDPTDKAFSDYLAEALPGFLDKKKANLVLFASYWQMDHVVAKLRKQNWQILVQGELSREELLKRHQAAIDLGAGSILFGTQSLSEGLDLPGKYLENLVITKIPFAVPTSPVEEAQAEFIQSKGGNPFLSITVPDAAKKLVQSCGRLLRKETDSGRITILDRRLVTKRYGKAMLDTLPPFAKQID
- a CDS encoding TSUP family transporter, giving the protein MLEFALDPATWALLCTVALAAGFIDAIAGGGGMLTVPALLTAGLPPHVALGTNKLAASFGSLTASFTYYKQNLFNPRFWAASVLATAIGAALGTLLVDSLSIEFLNKLIPIIILLVALYSLFGKMSHSDSIDLPKKTGVLKAKQWLQGLSLGFFDGLAGPGTGTFWTASNDMLYKMSLLLNCGLARSMNFVSNFISLITFVALGHVNFMLGLTMGAFLMLGAWLGAHSAIKFGSRLIKPLFNAVVIVLTAKLIVEAYMV
- a CDS encoding primosomal replication protein, translated to MSQPLEKLRQRVDELQHHAEQFDKAKWFDKNRYIQSQPSLFDSHVFRSKSLKLSDYVDEVKEAVANLPPQSQRHALQYAVEHIGEQIEAIIKVLKSTGVWAKENRFQPHRKAKVYRQAVKKIMQPSHELYQELSQNHEFERRLQEMISLRQNQLIKASPEQASQLNKEILALHGRLGRCRKAISATEDKIQQQEKQRRS
- a CDS encoding histone deacetylase family protein — its product is MLFYHPSYSALSLPPKHRFPIEKYRLLYQQLLQTPCASGLIQPNLVASPAQITLCHDPEYVSAFLNGTLPDGAIKRMGFPWSEQLVERTLHSVGATLEAAQQALSDGFAANLSGGYHHAFSDRAAGFCIFNDLAIAARHLIQTGQADSVLLLDCDVHQGDGSAEILADDTQIITCSLHCEQNFPKLKRQSDYDFALPVDCSDATYLATLNDALSLCTRLHQPDIILYNAGADIYRLDELGHLAVSLEGVLARDTQVLGHARQQGIPLMAALGGGYQRTVSRLVNVHMQLFIALQQVWPERFTVSKSLK
- a CDS encoding late competence development ComFB family protein, with the protein product MKLHDDLHNYYEKIVLENIEERGLDHKYDEDVMADLCCTALNRLPARYIRFDVDMEFYLPTDERTEMEARVKEAVDYALSQISKKKQFQP
- a CDS encoding YbaM family protein encodes the protein MTQNTLEHAPEHIKLAVDLIMLLEENNVPAEQVLAALEIVQADFAKKLDTESSL
- a CDS encoding NPP1 family protein; amino-acid sequence: MTTLNLRALTLITSSLLSGGALANDFAALDQALPSGYAINGTEPVFDFDGDGCLPSAGISRSGQQNAGLKTSGSLGGNCRDNQFLNTSNTVHRHACKETEQGRFCGHFYAMYFKKDQVFPYFGGGHRHDWEYAAVWTKDGQVTHGSYSAHGDLYTKPANELPFENGHLKIVYHKDGILTHAFRFAKSNEVAENGYNRFVTPNIISWYTMSGDGIDNQGLRNKLNLYDYGSATLPVKDSRFLTNLNRFKPSGYPTYSTADVLAAQ